The following proteins are encoded in a genomic region of Spirosoma sp. SC4-14:
- a CDS encoding NAD(P)-dependent alcohol dehydrogenase produces MIAAKGYAAQTKDTDLAPWNFQRREVGPHDVQFDIMYCGVCHSDLHQIRDEWGGSIFPMVPGHEIVGRVVAVGSHVTKFNIGDLAGTGCMVDSCRVCESCQHGLEQYCLNGNSQTYNGLEQDKKTPTYGGYSNTIVVNEDFVLHIPANLDLAATAPLLCAGITTYSPLRHWKVGAGHKLAVLGLGGLGHMGVKFGVALGAEVTVLSTSPRKEADAKKLGAHHFVVTTDPAQMEAAKGQFDFILDTVSAEHDYGQYLALLKVDGTHICVGAPPTPSALHAFSLIIGRKSIAGSGIGSIAETQEMLDFCGENGIVSDIEMIDIKGIHQAYDRMVNGDVKYRFVIDMATL; encoded by the coding sequence ATGATTGCAGCGAAAGGATATGCCGCCCAAACTAAGGATACAGATCTGGCTCCCTGGAATTTTCAACGTCGTGAAGTTGGGCCGCACGATGTTCAGTTTGATATTATGTACTGTGGTGTCTGCCATTCCGATCTACATCAGATCCGAGATGAATGGGGAGGTTCCATTTTCCCAATGGTTCCGGGCCATGAAATCGTAGGCCGAGTGGTTGCGGTAGGGAGCCACGTTACCAAATTCAACATTGGCGATTTGGCGGGTACGGGGTGTATGGTCGATTCGTGCCGGGTGTGTGAATCCTGTCAGCATGGCCTGGAGCAGTATTGTCTGAACGGCAATAGTCAGACCTATAATGGGTTGGAGCAGGATAAGAAGACGCCGACCTATGGAGGGTACTCCAATACGATTGTCGTCAACGAAGATTTCGTGCTGCACATACCAGCCAATTTAGACCTGGCGGCCACAGCGCCCCTGCTTTGCGCGGGCATTACAACTTACTCACCTTTGCGCCACTGGAAGGTAGGGGCGGGGCACAAATTAGCTGTTTTAGGGTTAGGTGGATTGGGCCATATGGGCGTTAAATTTGGGGTAGCCTTAGGCGCGGAAGTAACCGTTCTGAGCACATCGCCCCGGAAAGAAGCCGATGCTAAAAAGTTGGGTGCTCATCATTTTGTAGTGACTACAGACCCTGCCCAGATGGAAGCAGCCAAAGGGCAGTTCGATTTTATCCTGGATACGGTATCGGCCGAGCATGATTATGGGCAGTATCTTGCTTTATTGAAAGTAGATGGTACCCATATCTGTGTAGGTGCTCCACCAACGCCTTCGGCCCTTCATGCGTTTAGTCTCATTATTGGCCGGAAAAGCATTGCAGGATCTGGTATTGGCAGCATTGCCGAAACGCAGGAAATGCTGGACTTCTGTGGCGAGAACGGTATCGTTTCCGACATCGAGATGATTGATATTAAGGGCATTCATCAGGCGTATGATCGCATGGTGAATGGTGATGTAAAGTACCGGTTCGTGATCGATATGGCAACTTTATGA
- a CDS encoding sugar O-acetyltransferase yields the protein MNNQPDSDTIFERMKAGELLRKDDPEYARFSEVVSRTIRLCVEMNAMATDVDQMRERLSDIIGNQIDKSTTIFPPFYTNFGRFISLGKNVFINHACSFLDIGGITIEDDVQIGPRVNLTSENHPLDPADRKTVIPRPVVIKQNVWIGAGATILPGVTIGENAIVAAGAVVSRDVPPNTVVAGVPAKVVKAL from the coding sequence ATGAATAATCAACCAGATAGCGATACGATCTTCGAGCGGATGAAAGCCGGTGAGCTGCTCCGCAAGGATGATCCCGAATATGCCAGGTTCAGTGAAGTTGTCTCTCGAACAATTCGGCTCTGTGTTGAGATGAACGCTATGGCAACCGATGTCGATCAGATGCGCGAACGATTGAGCGACATCATCGGAAACCAGATTGATAAATCTACGACGATCTTCCCGCCGTTTTACACCAACTTTGGCCGGTTTATTTCGCTGGGGAAAAACGTCTTCATCAATCATGCCTGTTCGTTTCTGGATATTGGCGGAATTACAATTGAAGACGATGTGCAGATCGGGCCACGAGTTAACCTTACATCTGAAAACCATCCACTCGATCCGGCTGACCGGAAAACGGTTATTCCCCGGCCGGTTGTGATCAAACAGAATGTCTGGATTGGTGCAGGAGCTACCATTCTGCCTGGTGTTACAATTGGAGAAAACGCCATTGTAGCTGCCGGTGCAGTAGTGAGCCGGGATGTACCCCCCAATACGGTCGTTGCTGGTGTACCGGCCAAAGTGGTTAAGGCTTTATAA